In the Geovibrio ferrireducens genome, one interval contains:
- a CDS encoding MotA/TolQ/ExbB proton channel family protein — MIEEYFSKGGVMMYPLLFFSVVLTAVFIERLIFFIFNRSSKNILENAEHLFSKGDFKSALSSLKNSRGAMEKVAAEIITHISCSKHDLEHIAENRAISELQKFSRGLHIMDLIGRISPMIGLSGTVLGMVKAFQSISAQKGAVDPSVLAGGIWESLLTTVFGLMVGIPALIIFHIFENELGKKALMIKLKSEEMIRRAGVSGD, encoded by the coding sequence ATGATTGAGGAATATTTCAGCAAGGGCGGGGTGATGATGTACCCTCTGCTGTTTTTTTCAGTTGTGCTTACGGCTGTTTTTATTGAAAGACTGATATTCTTTATCTTTAACAGAAGCTCGAAAAATATTCTTGAAAACGCCGAGCATTTATTTTCCAAAGGTGATTTCAAATCCGCACTTTCCTCTCTTAAAAATTCCCGCGGCGCAATGGAAAAAGTGGCCGCAGAGATAATAACCCACATTAGCTGCTCAAAACATGACCTTGAGCACATAGCCGAAAACAGAGCAATCTCCGAGCTCCAGAAGTTTTCACGCGGGCTCCACATAATGGATCTTATAGGCAGAATATCCCCCATGATAGGTCTTTCCGGCACAGTGCTGGGCATGGTGAAGGCTTTTCAGTCTATCTCCGCGCAGAAAGGCGCTGTTGATCCTTCCGTTCTGGCGGGCGGGATATGGGAATCGCTTCTGACTACAGTGTTCGGGCTGATGGTCGGCATACCCGCTCTGATTATTTTTCACATATTTGAAAACGAACTCGGCAAAAAAGCGCTGATGATAAAACTGAAAAGCGAGGAAATGATCCGCCGTGCCGGAGTCAGCGGTGATTAA
- a CDS encoding cob(I)yrinic acid a,c-diamide adenosyltransferase codes for MPDNRSCVHVYTGNGKGKTTAALGLAVRCAGAGFSVYFGQFLKDGDYSETESLRLFGGRIKHETFGRGGFIKGEPSEEDINMAREGFRRVKEAVFSGQYRLVAADEINVAVFKGLISADDVLELMKTLPEGVELVLTGRYAAEEVMEAADLVTEMREVKHYYSQGIPARKGIEK; via the coding sequence ATGCCGGATAACAGATCATGCGTGCATGTCTACACCGGAAACGGCAAGGGGAAAACCACGGCGGCTCTGGGGCTTGCCGTCCGCTGTGCCGGAGCAGGGTTTAGTGTGTATTTCGGCCAGTTCCTGAAAGACGGCGATTATTCCGAAACGGAATCGCTGAGGCTGTTCGGCGGCAGGATAAAGCATGAGACCTTCGGCCGCGGAGGCTTCATAAAAGGGGAGCCTTCCGAGGAAGATATAAACATGGCGCGTGAGGGCTTCCGGAGGGTGAAGGAAGCTGTTTTCTCAGGGCAGTACAGGCTTGTGGCGGCGGATGAAATAAATGTCGCCGTATTTAAGGGGCTTATCAGTGCGGATGATGTGCTGGAACTGATGAAAACCCTGCCCGAAGGGGTGGAGCTTGTGCTCACCGGGCGCTACGCAGCGGAAGAAGTTATGGAGGCGGCTGATCTTGTAACCGAAATGCGTGAGGTTAAACATTACTATTCACAGGGCATCCCAGCCCGAAAAGGTATAGAGAAATAA
- the cobA gene encoding uroporphyrinogen-III C-methyltransferase — MSKKLIIVGAGLNRGSMTLAGADAVRTADVVLYDRLIDKTLLEYASGTCIDVGKHPYDKNCILQKDINEIITAHLTEGKTVVRLKGGDSSVFARTAEEVEAARAAGADVEVIAGVTSASVLSAKLKSALTDRRNIPGVVFITGHTKEGTLDDAYNWEALAKLGLTIVVYMGVKNLGGIADRLIKNGMEASVPVLIGENIETAGERIMFTSLGDAGRFVEENAVKHPATIIIGEIVNHAG, encoded by the coding sequence ATGAGTAAAAAGCTTATTATAGTGGGCGCGGGGCTTAACAGAGGCTCCATGACCCTTGCAGGTGCAGATGCTGTCAGAACGGCCGATGTTGTGCTGTATGACAGGCTGATTGATAAAACCCTGCTTGAATATGCTTCCGGCACATGTATAGATGTAGGTAAGCATCCTTATGATAAAAACTGCATACTGCAGAAAGATATAAACGAAATCATAACAGCGCATCTCACGGAAGGCAAAACCGTTGTCCGCCTCAAAGGGGGCGACAGTTCTGTCTTTGCGCGCACCGCGGAAGAGGTTGAGGCTGCAAGAGCCGCCGGAGCGGATGTTGAGGTAATAGCGGGGGTAACTTCCGCCTCCGTTCTCTCCGCAAAGCTTAAAAGCGCCCTCACTGACCGCAGGAATATACCCGGCGTGGTGTTCATTACCGGACACACAAAGGAAGGCACTCTTGATGATGCATACAACTGGGAGGCGCTTGCAAAGCTGGGGCTCACCATAGTCGTGTACATGGGGGTTAAAAACCTCGGCGGAATAGCAGACAGGCTCATTAAAAACGGCATGGAGGCTTCTGTTCCCGTGCTCATAGGAGAAAATATCGAAACCGCCGGGGAACGGATAATGTTCACCTCTCTGGGTGATGCGGGCAGGTTCGTTGAGGAAAATGCTGTCAAACACCCTGCGACAATCATCATAGGGGAGATAGTTAATCATGCCGGATAA
- a CDS encoding ABC transporter substrate-binding protein, giving the protein MFRLFLTLIILLSAFSAFAAERVVILAPAAADIFYRLGAGGRVVGVTKTVTEFPDAVKVGTHIRPNAEIIRSLRPDLIITGSADEYYADAVKAITGASVYKYDPLSLEEILTAAAEIGEITGRQTEAAALTAELKARLASVKPLKSKPKVIYEVSQLPYTVAGRGNIVTAVITAAGGEMAADADGKLVKLSLEKAVALRPDVYIWQTGPMNRNPAEPWKRPEFTKMKTKWIHADETKYSRANTGSFDAVLELNSALRKLYE; this is encoded by the coding sequence ATGTTCAGGCTGTTTCTCACGCTGATCATTTTACTTTCAGCATTTAGCGCATTCGCTGCCGAAAGGGTGGTGATACTGGCTCCCGCCGCCGCAGATATTTTTTACAGGCTCGGCGCGGGCGGCAGGGTTGTCGGTGTTACTAAGACTGTGACCGAGTTTCCGGACGCTGTGAAGGTCGGTACGCACATCCGCCCCAATGCGGAGATAATACGCTCTCTGAGGCCTGATCTGATAATTACCGGCTCGGCCGATGAATATTACGCGGATGCAGTTAAGGCTATCACCGGAGCCTCGGTTTATAAGTACGACCCGCTGAGCCTTGAGGAGATTCTCACTGCTGCGGCAGAGATAGGGGAGATTACGGGAAGGCAGACGGAAGCCGCTGCACTTACTGCGGAACTGAAAGCGAGGCTGGCCTCCGTTAAGCCGCTTAAGTCAAAGCCGAAGGTGATATATGAAGTCAGCCAGCTTCCCTACACTGTTGCGGGAAGAGGAAATATAGTGACAGCGGTGATCACCGCCGCAGGCGGGGAGATGGCGGCGGATGCGGACGGCAAGCTTGTGAAGCTGTCTCTGGAAAAGGCGGTTGCACTCAGACCGGATGTTTACATATGGCAGACGGGCCCCATGAACCGCAACCCTGCTGAGCCGTGGAAGCGGCCTGAATTCACGAAAATGAAAACAAAATGGATACATGCGGATGAAACGAAGTACTCAAGAGCCAACACAGGTTCTTTTGATGCGGTTCTTGAGCTTAATTCCGCGCTGAGGAAATTATATGAGTAA
- a CDS encoding ABC transporter ATP-binding protein — translation MIEIRSLEFRRGGFTLSVPDLAVHKGEKIALIGENGSGKSTLLHIIAGLIPAEGVSFSGKELGRTGRKERAGMIAFMPQLPSVVFPFTVFEVVRLGVYAAGYMKDADRLTEEVLRLTALTGLRDRAFTELSGGEKRRVMTARALNQRPDVLLLDEPVSMLDVRHSLEILNLLTGSCRTLIASMHEVNLSVKYFDRIWMMNKGKLIYDVPAEKADASMLSEVFNVQAVSHADHFTFSI, via the coding sequence ATGATTGAGATCAGAAGCCTTGAGTTCAGGCGGGGCGGCTTTACACTCAGTGTGCCGGATCTTGCTGTGCATAAAGGCGAAAAGATAGCCCTCATAGGTGAGAACGGTTCGGGCAAAAGCACGCTTCTGCATATCATTGCAGGGCTTATACCCGCTGAGGGAGTCAGCTTTAGCGGAAAAGAACTGGGCAGAACAGGCAGAAAGGAACGTGCGGGGATGATAGCCTTCATGCCTCAGCTTCCGTCAGTTGTGTTCCCTTTCACTGTGTTTGAGGTTGTGCGTCTGGGGGTTTATGCCGCAGGGTATATGAAAGATGCGGACAGGCTCACGGAAGAGGTTCTGCGGCTGACTGCTCTCACCGGACTGCGGGACAGAGCCTTCACGGAGCTTTCCGGCGGGGAGAAAAGGAGGGTGATGACAGCCCGTGCCCTTAATCAGCGGCCGGATGTTCTCCTTTTGGATGAGCCTGTATCCATGCTTGATGTTAGGCATTCTCTGGAGATTCTGAACCTGCTCACAGGTTCATGCAGAACACTTATCGCCTCCATGCACGAGGTGAATCTGTCGGTGAAGTATTTTGACAGGATATGGATGATGAATAAAGGAAAACTGATATATGACGTGCCCGCGGAAAAAGCGGATGCATCCATGCTTTCGGAGGTTTTTAATGTTCAGGCTGTTTCTCACGCTGATCATTTTACTTTCAGCATTTAG
- a CDS encoding FecCD family ABC transporter permease translates to MRAFWLFILLCVCAAAAFVGSTDISHFRTDEVQRDILLNMRMPRVVFAGLTGAMLGLSGSIYQLVLRNPLADSFTTGAASSAALGAVVAIAVGLPAGLASPVALATGLGGLMLVYGVSYRRSGISPVTMILAGVVLNIVASSVIGFVKFFFEESLTSIVFWLMGGFYMITWAKAAFAAAVFCLCAGYFRLRAHPLNILALDEMSAETSGVNVRAERMRAFVFSTALVAVSVSFTGLIGFVGLIVPHIARSFYGSDVRQGIFYSSVFGALLMITADAVARTVIPNGAELPVGIVTAVLGGVFFLYMLRSRQTEMWHD, encoded by the coding sequence TTGAGAGCCTTTTGGCTTTTCATTCTCTTATGTGTATGTGCGGCGGCGGCTTTTGTGGGCTCCACGGATATAAGCCATTTCCGCACTGATGAGGTGCAGAGGGATATTCTTCTGAATATGCGTATGCCGCGGGTTGTCTTCGCCGGGCTTACCGGCGCTATGCTGGGCTTAAGCGGTTCAATATATCAGCTTGTGCTGCGCAACCCCCTTGCGGACAGCTTTACCACAGGCGCGGCATCATCCGCTGCTCTGGGAGCAGTTGTCGCCATTGCTGTCGGTCTTCCGGCCGGTCTCGCATCCCCTGTGGCTCTTGCAACGGGTCTCGGCGGGCTGATGCTGGTTTACGGAGTGTCATACCGCAGAAGCGGCATAAGTCCCGTTACGATGATTCTGGCGGGTGTGGTGCTGAATATAGTTGCCTCATCGGTGATCGGCTTCGTCAAATTCTTTTTTGAAGAGTCTTTAACGTCCATCGTCTTCTGGCTGATGGGCGGCTTTTATATGATTACATGGGCTAAGGCCGCTTTTGCGGCGGCTGTTTTCTGCCTGTGTGCGGGATATTTCCGTTTAAGGGCGCACCCTTTGAACATACTTGCCCTTGATGAAATGTCCGCAGAGACCTCAGGCGTTAATGTGCGCGCCGAAAGGATGAGGGCGTTTGTGTTCTCCACCGCCCTTGTGGCAGTTTCGGTGAGTTTTACAGGGCTAATAGGCTTTGTGGGGCTTATTGTTCCGCACATAGCCCGAAGTTTTTACGGCAGTGACGTGAGGCAGGGGATATTCTACTCCTCCGTTTTCGGTGCTCTGCTTATGATAACTGCGGATGCGGTTGCCAGAACCGTTATCCCGAACGGAGCCGAGCTTCCTGTGGGGATAGTGACCGCTGTTCTGGGCGGAGTGTTTTTTCTATATATGCTCCGCAGCAGGCAGACGGAGATGTGGCATGATTGA
- a CDS encoding ABC transporter permease, producing the protein MNGIKGVLYRETRVLRSRFWKVLVSSAVSPFLFLLAFGYGIGRFASVDGVNYLTFLIPGLIAMSSLNQSYGISGEINISRFYFKVFDEYLLAPVSRWEIVAGEMLYGVIKGLIPVGIILLYGVIAGAGLKISPMFVPVMFVHLVVFSLLGIIVALVVKNHGDQMSVNTFVITPMIFLSGTFYPVDKMPLIAKLIAHISPLTYSTQLIRCSLIGTECDVLLNMGVMLTVAAVLFITAGRILKGVEG; encoded by the coding sequence ATGAACGGCATAAAAGGGGTTTTATACCGCGAAACCAGAGTTCTGCGCAGCAGGTTCTGGAAGGTCCTCGTCTCATCCGCCGTATCGCCTTTTCTGTTCCTTCTTGCCTTCGGGTACGGAATAGGGCGGTTCGCCTCTGTTGACGGTGTTAATTATCTTACGTTTCTTATACCCGGACTGATTGCCATGAGCAGCCTGAACCAGAGTTACGGTATTTCAGGCGAAATAAATATTTCCAGATTTTACTTCAAGGTTTTTGACGAATACCTCCTTGCTCCTGTGAGCAGATGGGAGATAGTGGCGGGCGAAATGCTCTACGGTGTCATCAAAGGGCTTATCCCTGTCGGCATTATTCTTCTTTACGGAGTTATTGCCGGAGCGGGGCTTAAAATCAGCCCGATGTTTGTGCCTGTGATGTTTGTTCATCTTGTTGTGTTCTCTCTGCTGGGGATAATTGTAGCCCTTGTGGTTAAAAACCACGGAGATCAGATGTCGGTGAACACTTTTGTGATAACACCTATGATATTCCTCTCAGGCACTTTTTACCCGGTGGATAAAATGCCTCTCATCGCAAAGCTGATAGCGCATATTTCCCCGCTGACTTATTCCACTCAGCTTATAAGGTGTTCCCTCATAGGCACTGAGTGCGATGTGCTTCTTAATATGGGAGTGATGCTCACTGTTGCCGCAGTGCTCTTTATTACAGCAGGGCGGATTCTGAAAGGGGTTGAGGGTTGA
- a CDS encoding ABC transporter ATP-binding protein, producing the protein MNKISVRSLTKVFGRQTAVDGISFDVEEGSILALLGPNGAGKTTTINMLTGLTIPSSGEICYGGEIFDPQSRRIKQTIGVVPQHNNVDRDLTVYQNLKTHAILFGADNIKSRIEKALEFSGLSDHADKTAGNLSGGMKRRLIIARALLHEPSVLFLDEPTVGLDASVRRTMWDFIRSINQEKRCTILLTTHYIEEAELLSDRVMIMDKAKIVTEGTAAELKAKVGKWALDIYRNGKTVTEFFETREAGLEQLALLTETAGIRETNLEDVYLTITGRRIDA; encoded by the coding sequence ATGAATAAAATATCAGTAAGATCCCTTACCAAGGTTTTCGGCAGACAGACTGCCGTTGACGGAATAAGCTTTGATGTGGAGGAGGGGAGTATACTTGCTCTCCTCGGTCCCAACGGGGCAGGTAAAACAACCACGATAAACATGCTGACCGGGCTCACGATTCCCTCTTCCGGCGAAATATGCTACGGCGGAGAGATCTTCGACCCGCAGAGCAGACGGATTAAGCAGACAATCGGCGTTGTTCCCCAGCATAACAATGTGGACAGGGATCTTACTGTGTATCAGAACCTCAAGACCCATGCGATTCTGTTCGGCGCTGACAATATCAAAAGCAGGATAGAAAAAGCGCTGGAGTTTTCGGGTCTTTCCGACCATGCGGATAAAACAGCCGGAAACCTCTCCGGCGGGATGAAACGCAGGCTGATAATTGCCCGTGCCCTTCTGCATGAACCTTCCGTACTTTTTCTGGATGAGCCTACTGTGGGGCTTGATGCCTCTGTCCGCAGAACCATGTGGGACTTCATACGCAGCATAAATCAGGAAAAGCGATGTACAATCCTCCTTACAACTCACTACATAGAGGAAGCGGAACTGCTCTCTGACCGTGTGATGATTATGGATAAGGCTAAGATTGTCACAGAAGGCACAGCAGCAGAGCTTAAGGCAAAGGTCGGCAAATGGGCGCTTGACATCTACAGAAACGGCAAAACGGTAACAGAGTTCTTCGAAACCCGTGAAGCTGGGCTTGAGCAGCTCGCCTTGCTGACTGAAACCGCCGGAATAAGGGAAACCAACCTTGAGGATGTCTATCTCACCATCACAGGAAGGAGGATAGACGCATGA
- a CDS encoding sirohydrochlorin cobaltochelatase has translation MKHIFAVFLAFLAFTGAVQASGGEKVMEEKSAIVIASFGTTYETTLEPILALVRETQLKYPGTPVRLAFTSNVIRRIWNERAADTAYRRAHPQIPEMLYGIKNVLGVMADLQNLGYRNIVVQPTLITDGEEFADMTAYVDALASIKTLKPRLQPFVAVGIGKPLTGAYSHAEHLEVLAKVLESDIKQAKAAKAALVYMGHGNEHMSQGAYYELELILNRMYGVPVAIGLVEGLPDYDSVLEKLTAKKVKNVILRPLMYVAGDHAENDMAGDEEDSWKVMLTKSGFNVTPVLEGLGHKAAVRQIFINHLEAAAKEAGIELK, from the coding sequence GTGAAGCACATATTCGCAGTGTTCCTTGCCTTTCTCGCTTTTACGGGCGCAGTTCAGGCATCAGGAGGAGAAAAGGTAATGGAAGAGAAATCAGCAATCGTAATCGCATCATTCGGCACAACTTATGAAACAACTCTGGAGCCGATACTTGCCCTTGTGAGGGAAACTCAGCTTAAATATCCGGGAACGCCTGTGCGTCTGGCTTTTACCTCAAATGTAATCCGCAGGATATGGAATGAAAGAGCCGCTGACACGGCTTACCGCAGGGCGCACCCTCAGATTCCCGAAATGCTTTACGGCATTAAAAATGTTCTGGGCGTTATGGCGGATCTTCAGAACCTCGGCTACAGGAACATAGTTGTTCAGCCCACTCTTATAACGGACGGTGAGGAGTTCGCTGATATGACAGCTTATGTTGATGCCCTTGCCTCCATAAAAACACTTAAACCCAGACTCCAGCCCTTCGTTGCTGTGGGCATAGGCAAACCCCTCACCGGGGCTTACTCTCACGCAGAGCATCTGGAAGTGCTGGCTAAGGTTCTGGAATCAGACATTAAACAGGCAAAAGCAGCAAAAGCGGCTCTTGTTTACATGGGGCACGGTAATGAGCATATGTCTCAGGGGGCTTACTACGAGCTTGAGCTTATACTTAACCGCATGTACGGCGTTCCTGTTGCCATTGGTCTGGTGGAGGGTCTGCCGGATTATGACTCCGTTCTTGAAAAGCTCACTGCCAAAAAGGTTAAAAACGTAATCCTCAGACCGCTTATGTATGTGGCGGGCGACCATGCGGAAAACGATATGGCCGGTGATGAGGAAGATTCATGGAAAGTAATGCTCACGAAATCAGGGTTCAATGTCACCCCTGTGCTGGAAGGCCTCGGCCATAAGGCAGCCGTGAGGCAGATTTTTATAAACCATCTTGAAGCCGCAGCAAAAGAAGCGGGGATAGAGCTTAAATAG
- the cbiD gene encoding cobalt-precorrin-5B (C(1))-methyltransferase CbiD has product MRKGFTTGTAAAAAARAHAALIISGIMTDCADVIMPDGSRMRIPVSCSAEGAFAVKDSGDDPDVTHGAEIHASVRLNSSGRIEITGGRGVGRVTKAGLQIPVGEAAINPVPRMMIEQNVREVIGTENGAVVTISVPEGERLAERTFNERIGITGGISIIGTTGIVHPMSVDALVDSFKCEIDVKLAENRHITLVAGKIGEKHLQAVYPDDEAVMVSNYFGEAFSYLRSKGVSEVTLAGHPGKLAKLAMGHYNTHSAASPQAQGFVSRALSLSGDFNTVEEICLTHPEGFGRIAELISGRVRMDYGFKRTDVLLFNMKGDLIGTCSA; this is encoded by the coding sequence ATGCGAAAAGGATTTACCACAGGCACAGCGGCAGCGGCGGCGGCAAGAGCACACGCAGCCTTGATCATAAGCGGCATAATGACTGACTGCGCGGATGTGATCATGCCGGACGGCAGCAGAATGAGAATACCCGTAAGCTGCTCGGCAGAGGGCGCTTTTGCCGTAAAGGATTCGGGCGATGACCCGGATGTTACCCACGGGGCGGAGATACACGCCAGTGTGCGGCTGAACAGCAGCGGCAGAATCGAAATCACAGGGGGCAGAGGCGTAGGCAGAGTAACCAAGGCCGGCCTGCAAATCCCTGTGGGAGAAGCGGCAATAAACCCTGTGCCGCGCATGATGATTGAGCAGAATGTCCGCGAAGTCATAGGGACAGAAAACGGTGCGGTGGTGACAATATCCGTACCCGAAGGGGAAAGGCTCGCTGAGCGTACATTCAATGAGCGCATAGGGATAACAGGCGGTATATCCATAATCGGCACAACGGGGATTGTTCACCCCATGAGCGTGGATGCACTTGTGGATTCCTTTAAGTGCGAAATTGATGTCAAACTCGCCGAAAACAGACACATAACACTTGTTGCGGGCAAAATAGGCGAAAAACACCTTCAGGCCGTTTATCCTGATGATGAGGCGGTGATGGTAAGCAACTACTTCGGTGAGGCGTTCAGCTATCTGCGCTCAAAGGGCGTAAGTGAGGTCACACTCGCCGGACATCCGGGTAAGCTCGCCAAACTCGCCATGGGGCATTACAACACCCACTCAGCCGCTTCACCGCAGGCGCAGGGGTTTGTGAGCAGGGCTCTTAGTCTCAGCGGAGACTTCAACACGGTAGAGGAGATCTGCCTCACTCATCCGGAAGGCTTCGGCAGAATAGCGGAACTGATAAGCGGACGCGTGAGGATGGATTACGGCTTTAAGAGGACGGATGTTCTTCTGTTTAATATGAAAGGTGATCTCATAGGAACCTGCAGTGCCTGA
- the cbiE gene encoding precorrin-6y C5,15-methyltransferase (decarboxylating) subunit CbiE, which produces MPDIYIISTGTGHPDMLTGKAKKALSEIDLAVGAERFRSWVSVPYHEPEPLISGTLEFIRTNRGLRIGVLVTGDAGFFSLAKSVVREFGRENVRVIEGVSVVQAAFAAIAEPWEDAVFLSAHGRGGFDSEKAVGADKFLIICDKVNNPKKILEENSRLIKGFELWVAANLSLDNEIIHKITPDEPIPEDALSCIIGIRKTGE; this is translated from the coding sequence GTGCCTGATATATACATAATCTCCACCGGAACCGGACACCCTGACATGCTCACGGGGAAGGCGAAAAAAGCGCTCAGCGAAATAGACCTCGCTGTAGGAGCGGAAAGATTCAGAAGCTGGGTCAGTGTACCCTACCACGAACCGGAACCGCTGATAAGCGGCACTCTGGAATTTATAAGAACCAACAGAGGCCTGCGCATAGGTGTGCTTGTCACGGGGGATGCGGGATTTTTCAGCCTCGCAAAATCCGTTGTGAGGGAGTTCGGCAGGGAAAATGTCAGGGTAATAGAGGGTGTAAGCGTTGTTCAGGCGGCATTCGCAGCCATAGCCGAACCGTGGGAGGACGCTGTTTTTCTCTCAGCCCACGGACGCGGCGGATTTGACAGTGAAAAGGCAGTGGGTGCGGATAAGTTTCTCATCATCTGCGACAAAGTTAATAATCCGAAAAAAATTCTGGAGGAAAACAGCCGTCTGATAAAAGGCTTTGAACTTTGGGTGGCCGCAAACCTCAGTCTTGATAATGAGATAATACACAAAATAACGCCGGATGAGCCGATCCCGGAGGATGCTCTCTCCTGCATAATTGGAATAAGAAAAACAGGTGAATAA
- the cobM gene encoding precorrin-4 C(11)-methyltransferase: MAKVYFIGAGPGDPELITLKGINTIKKCETVIYAGSLVSEDILTHCTKTADIYNSASMNLDEIIEVTKKAIEKGHSVARLHTGDPSIYSALNEQMEELDALGIRYEIIPGVTALFASAASLRNELTLPEISQTVVISRIEGRTPVPEDESMERLASHGGTFCFYLSVDRFADIADTFIKKGWSPDTPAAAVYRASWADERILRGTLTDLGEKIKESGITKHALVIIGHALGGKGSYSKLYDKDFSHGTRP; the protein is encoded by the coding sequence ATGGCAAAAGTCTACTTCATAGGCGCAGGTCCCGGTGACCCGGAACTGATTACCCTCAAAGGGATAAACACAATCAAAAAATGCGAAACGGTTATATATGCGGGCAGTCTGGTCTCAGAGGATATTCTTACCCACTGCACAAAAACCGCTGACATATACAACTCCGCATCCATGAATCTGGATGAGATTATAGAAGTGACAAAGAAAGCCATAGAAAAGGGGCACAGCGTCGCACGCCTCCATACGGGCGACCCGTCAATCTACAGCGCTCTGAATGAGCAGATGGAGGAACTGGATGCTCTGGGAATCAGGTATGAGATAATCCCCGGCGTGACAGCGCTTTTCGCCTCCGCTGCTTCTCTCAGGAATGAGCTGACTCTGCCGGAAATTTCCCAGACAGTGGTGATAAGCCGCATAGAGGGCAGAACCCCTGTGCCTGAGGATGAGAGCATGGAACGCCTCGCCTCACACGGCGGAACCTTCTGCTTTTATCTCTCCGTGGACAGGTTCGCGGACATTGCGGACACCTTCATAAAAAAGGGCTGGAGCCCCGACACCCCTGCGGCGGCAGTCTATCGTGCAAGCTGGGCTGATGAGCGCATTCTGCGGGGAACACTCACCGACCTTGGTGAAAAAATAAAAGAGAGCGGTATAACCAAGCATGCGCTGGTGATAATAGGACACGCACTGGGCGGCAAAGGATCTTACTCCAAACTGTACGATAAGGATTTTTCTCATGGAACACGCCCGTAA
- a CDS encoding cobalamin biosynthesis protein: protein MEHARKTAVIAVTEKGAELAALIAKEAGFDLFLPEEIAGKYGAVPYKALKECFTRLMDGSYRGITAVMAHGIVTRMTAPHLKSKHTDPAVVTCDEVGRFAISSIAGHEGGANSLAHFVASITGAVPVITTATEANRTHIIGIGCRKGTSKAEIIHAVHGACALAGIGTKELRLAASAWVKKDEQGLLEAVKELNIYVRFLPEKAYKNSLYCFTEHEAPMKHFGIPGVAEPSAILAAVNPVLVLPRTVMGTVTVAIVKENLNG, encoded by the coding sequence ATGGAACACGCCCGTAAGACAGCGGTTATAGCAGTAACGGAAAAAGGGGCGGAACTCGCCGCGTTAATAGCAAAAGAGGCAGGCTTTGATCTCTTCCTGCCGGAGGAGATAGCCGGAAAATACGGCGCAGTGCCTTACAAAGCGCTCAAGGAATGCTTCACCCGCCTTATGGACGGTTCATACAGAGGCATAACGGCTGTCATGGCGCACGGTATAGTTACCCGCATGACCGCACCGCATCTTAAGTCAAAGCATACTGACCCGGCAGTGGTCACCTGTGACGAAGTGGGCAGGTTCGCCATAAGCTCCATAGCAGGACACGAGGGAGGAGCAAACAGCCTCGCCCATTTTGTGGCATCCATAACAGGAGCAGTGCCCGTAATCACCACCGCCACAGAGGCTAACAGAACACACATAATAGGCATAGGCTGCCGCAAAGGCACGTCAAAGGCTGAGATAATACACGCTGTTCACGGAGCATGCGCACTGGCGGGAATCGGCACAAAAGAACTGCGCCTTGCGGCATCCGCATGGGTGAAGAAGGATGAACAGGGGCTCCTTGAGGCAGTAAAGGAGCTTAATATCTATGTCCGCTTCCTTCCTGAAAAGGCATATAAAAACAGCCTGTACTGTTTTACAGAACATGAAGCTCCCATGAAGCATTTCGGTATTCCCGGCGTGGCAGAACCGTCCGCCATACTGGCAGCGGTCAACCCTGTTCTTGTCCTCCCCCGCACCGTCATGGGCACTGTAACTGTGGCAATAGTTAAGGAAAACCTCAATGGCTGA